A single Paraburkholderia sp. D15 DNA region contains:
- a CDS encoding MDR family MFS transporter, whose protein sequence is MRRTTVANAPAAANTPGAAPAAPHAEERASVGDWIAVAAGALGALMATLDISITNSALPQIQGEIGATGTEGTWISTGYLMSEIVMIPLAAWLTRVFGLRNFLLTNSALFIAFSMMCGWSHTLPMMIAGRIGQGFTGGALIPTAQTIIRTRLPMSQMPVGMTMFGLIVLLGPLLGPVVGGWLAENISWSWCFFMNLPICLALMTLLIVGLPSDRPHWEAFLKADWLGIVGLAIGLSSLTVVLEEGQRERWFESSMIVALTCVSAFGMLLIAASQLTAKKPIVRLSLMRNPNYASVIVIVSAVGAALYGVSYLLPQFLGVVAGYNAEQSGAIMLLSGLPAFMIMPVLPRLLGKVDFRVLVITGLVLYAISCMIDIDLTAQSVGHDFIWSQLIRGTAQMLAMMPLNQASMAAVSREDSGDAAGLYNMARNLGGSIGLAIIGTIIDRRTTFHVATIRESVSANSLIGQEHLAANAAGWFARTGDMAYAQMRALGQLGVQIQTQATVMTYSETFYLLGIALLACIPLALMLKTPRRNGPPPPSGGH, encoded by the coding sequence ATGCGGAGAACCACCGTGGCTAATGCCCCCGCGGCGGCTAATACGCCCGGGGCGGCTCCCGCCGCGCCGCATGCGGAGGAACGCGCGAGCGTCGGCGACTGGATCGCGGTGGCCGCCGGTGCGCTCGGCGCGCTGATGGCCACGCTCGACATCTCGATCACGAACTCGGCGCTGCCGCAGATCCAGGGCGAAATCGGCGCGACCGGCACCGAGGGCACATGGATCTCGACCGGCTACCTGATGTCGGAAATCGTGATGATTCCGCTCGCCGCGTGGCTCACGCGGGTGTTCGGCCTGCGCAACTTCCTGCTCACCAATTCCGCGTTGTTCATCGCGTTCTCGATGATGTGCGGCTGGTCGCATACCTTGCCGATGATGATCGCGGGCCGTATCGGTCAGGGCTTTACCGGCGGTGCGCTGATTCCGACCGCGCAGACCATCATCCGCACGCGGCTGCCCATGTCGCAGATGCCGGTCGGCATGACCATGTTCGGGCTGATCGTTCTGCTTGGGCCGCTGCTCGGTCCGGTGGTCGGCGGCTGGCTTGCGGAGAACATCAGCTGGAGCTGGTGCTTCTTCATGAACCTGCCCATCTGTCTCGCGCTGATGACCTTGCTGATCGTCGGCTTGCCGTCGGACCGGCCGCATTGGGAAGCGTTTCTGAAGGCCGACTGGCTCGGCATCGTCGGTCTCGCGATCGGGCTGAGCTCGTTGACGGTGGTGCTGGAAGAAGGGCAGCGCGAGCGCTGGTTCGAATCGTCGATGATCGTCGCGCTCACCTGCGTGTCGGCCTTCGGCATGCTGCTGATCGCCGCGTCGCAGCTCACGGCGAAAAAGCCGATCGTGCGTCTGAGCCTGATGCGCAACCCGAACTACGCGAGCGTGATCGTGATCGTGTCGGCGGTCGGCGCGGCGCTGTACGGCGTGTCGTATCTGCTGCCGCAGTTTCTCGGCGTGGTGGCGGGGTACAACGCCGAGCAGTCCGGCGCGATCATGCTGCTGTCCGGGCTGCCCGCGTTCATGATCATGCCGGTGCTGCCGAGGTTGCTCGGCAAGGTGGATTTCCGCGTGCTGGTGATTACCGGCCTCGTGCTGTACGCGATCAGTTGCATGATCGATATCGACCTGACCGCGCAGAGCGTCGGTCACGATTTCATCTGGTCGCAACTGATTCGCGGCACCGCGCAGATGCTCGCGATGATGCCGCTCAATCAGGCGTCGATGGCGGCGGTCTCGCGCGAGGATTCGGGCGATGCCGCCGGGCTCTACAACATGGCGCGCAATCTCGGCGGCTCGATCGGGCTGGCGATCATCGGCACGATCATCGACCGGCGTACCACGTTCCATGTCGCGACGATCCGCGAGTCGGTCAGCGCCAATTCGCTGATCGGTCAGGAACATCTCGCGGCGAATGCGGCGGGCTGGTTCGCGCGCACCGGCGACATGGCGTATGCGCAGATGCGCGCGCTCGGTCAGCTCGGCGTGCAGATCCAGACGCAGGCCACCGTGATGACCTACTCGGAAACGTTCTATCTGCTCGGTATCGCGCTGCTCGCCTGCATTCCGCTCGCGCTGATGCTGAAGACGCCGCGCCGCAATGGTCCACCGCCGCCGTCCGGCGGACATTGA
- a CDS encoding porin has protein sequence MKKSNAVSLSALAIAASAVFVPTAVQAQSSVTLYGILDAGITYVNNAGGAHQYKFDDGVSYGNRIGFKGTEDLGGGLQAIFALESGFHLGNGQYAFGGAEFGRQAYVGVKSSQWGSVTLGNQLDMTNEFVSIYNISAWASGYAIHQGDFDRMNGDRLPNSVKYMSPSFSGFSFGGMYSFGNTAGDFHQKSAWSVGARYEHGAFNIGTAYTQLNNPFGIYAFDPYAMIGTKTFLGQPTVSVNPATGAVTDLFGSTSFPVDKQGTFGIGAAYTIGKVMLSGDYTYTTIKGLGQTSHMQVYEGGASYTFMPDLMLYGGYQHTSFEGNHWNQGSLGLHYLLSKRTDLYLSGDYLRASNGVNAVIGYSFTPSTSNTQSDVRIGMRHSF, from the coding sequence ATGAAGAAGAGCAATGCCGTCAGCCTCTCGGCACTCGCGATCGCGGCCAGCGCCGTATTCGTACCCACGGCGGTTCAGGCGCAAAGCAGCGTCACGCTATACGGCATTCTGGACGCCGGCATTACCTACGTGAACAACGCCGGCGGTGCCCATCAATACAAATTCGACGACGGCGTGTCATACGGCAACCGGATCGGCTTCAAGGGCACGGAAGATCTCGGCGGTGGCTTGCAGGCGATCTTCGCGCTCGAATCGGGTTTTCACCTGGGTAACGGGCAGTACGCTTTCGGTGGCGCGGAATTCGGCCGCCAGGCGTATGTCGGCGTGAAGAGCAGCCAGTGGGGCAGCGTCACGCTGGGCAATCAGCTCGACATGACGAACGAGTTCGTGTCGATCTACAACATCTCCGCGTGGGCCAGCGGCTATGCGATTCACCAGGGCGACTTCGACCGGATGAACGGCGACCGCTTGCCGAATTCGGTCAAGTACATGTCGCCGAGTTTCTCGGGTTTCTCGTTCGGCGGTATGTATTCGTTCGGCAATACGGCGGGCGACTTCCATCAGAAGAGCGCATGGAGCGTCGGCGCGCGTTATGAACACGGGGCGTTCAACATCGGCACCGCGTACACGCAGTTGAACAATCCGTTCGGTATCTATGCGTTCGATCCGTACGCGATGATCGGCACCAAAACCTTCCTCGGTCAGCCCACGGTGTCCGTCAATCCGGCGACGGGCGCGGTCACCGATCTGTTCGGCTCGACGTCGTTTCCGGTCGACAAGCAGGGCACGTTCGGCATCGGCGCGGCTTACACGATCGGTAAGGTCATGCTGAGCGGTGACTATACGTACACGACGATCAAGGGTCTCGGCCAGACCTCGCACATGCAGGTGTACGAAGGCGGGGCGTCGTACACGTTCATGCCGGACCTGATGCTGTACGGCGGCTATCAGCACACCAGCTTCGAGGGCAATCACTGGAACCAGGGTTCGCTGGGGTTGCACTATCTGCTGTCCAAACGCACGGACCTGTATCTGTCGGGCGATTATCTGCGCGCATCGAACGGCGTGAATGCGGTGATCGGGTATAGCTTCACGCCGTCCACGTCGAACACGCAGTCGGATGTGCGGATCGGCATGCGGCATTCGTTCTGA
- a CDS encoding HlyD family secretion protein, whose translation MSTTAGSPTRPVPAGSADDPATAGTRRPSRRTVLIVFGIVALIAGAVWFARWWTVGRFIESTDDAYLQADSVTVAPKIAGYVTEVYVADNQAVKPGDPLVHLDARQYRVTLDQALATIDARKADIERAQADIKQQQSNIAQAQAQQQVARVSAQHAGDEVRRYAPLVATGAESSERLAELTSTRDQANATLAANSAAVEAARSQIGSSTAQLAQARAQLEAAQASAQQSQLDLDNTVVRSVLGGKVGDRTVRVGQYVQPGTRMLTVVPVQNTYLLANFKETQVGRMRVGQPVDMHVDALPGHTLHGVVDSFSPGTGAQFALLPPENATGNFTKIVQRVPVRIRLDTGAETRSVLLPGLSVTVDVDTRSARDRDERIDAENHRG comes from the coding sequence ATGTCGACCACCGCAGGCTCACCCACCCGCCCTGTCCCCGCAGGCTCCGCTGACGACCCGGCCACGGCGGGCACACGGCGCCCCAGCCGGCGCACGGTGCTGATCGTGTTCGGCATTGTCGCGCTGATCGCCGGCGCGGTCTGGTTCGCGCGCTGGTGGACCGTGGGCCGCTTCATCGAAAGTACCGACGACGCCTATCTGCAAGCGGACAGCGTGACGGTCGCGCCGAAGATCGCGGGCTACGTCACCGAGGTTTACGTCGCGGACAACCAGGCGGTGAAGCCGGGCGACCCGCTGGTGCATCTGGATGCGCGCCAGTACCGCGTCACGCTCGACCAGGCGCTCGCCACCATCGACGCGCGCAAGGCCGACATCGAGCGCGCCCAGGCCGACATCAAGCAGCAGCAATCGAATATCGCGCAGGCGCAGGCGCAGCAGCAGGTGGCGCGTGTGAGCGCCCAGCATGCCGGCGACGAAGTGCGGCGTTACGCGCCGCTCGTCGCGACCGGCGCCGAAAGCAGCGAACGGCTCGCGGAGTTGACCAGCACGCGCGATCAGGCCAACGCCACGCTCGCCGCGAATTCGGCGGCGGTGGAGGCAGCGCGTTCGCAGATCGGTTCGAGCACCGCGCAACTCGCGCAGGCCCGCGCGCAACTCGAAGCGGCGCAGGCGAGCGCGCAGCAATCGCAGCTGGACCTCGACAACACCGTGGTGCGCAGCGTGCTCGGCGGCAAGGTCGGCGACCGCACGGTGCGCGTCGGTCAATACGTGCAGCCGGGCACGCGCATGCTGACGGTCGTGCCGGTGCAGAACACCTATCTGCTCGCCAACTTCAAGGAAACCCAGGTGGGCCGCATGCGGGTCGGTCAGCCGGTGGACATGCACGTCGACGCGTTGCCGGGACATACGCTGCACGGCGTGGTCGACAGTTTCTCGCCGGGCACGGGCGCGCAATTCGCGCTGCTGCCGCCGGAAAACGCCACCGGCAACTTCACGAAGATCGTGCAGCGCGTGCCGGTGCGCATCCGTCTCGACACCGGCGCGGAAACGCGCAGCGTGCTGCTGCCGGGTCTCTCGGTGACCGTGGATGTCGACACGCGTTCGGCGCGCGATCGCGACGAACGGATCGATGCGGAGAACCACCGTGGCTAA
- a CDS encoding SRPBCC domain-containing protein produces the protein MSGQTVQVKRVLPASREEVFDAWLDPEGMREWMLPGTVKRCDVMLEPRVGGRFHIFMASARVEYVHSGEYRVLERPSKLVFTWVSSRMAQQETLVTVELFERGQGDGGGEQCEIVLTHERVPLDHSGKGLGVGWKQMLDKLAQRLGG, from the coding sequence ATGAGCGGGCAGACGGTGCAGGTGAAGCGCGTGCTGCCTGCCTCGCGCGAGGAGGTGTTCGATGCGTGGCTCGATCCCGAGGGCATGCGCGAATGGATGCTGCCCGGCACCGTCAAGCGCTGCGACGTGATGCTGGAGCCGCGCGTCGGCGGCCGGTTTCATATCTTCATGGCATCGGCGCGCGTCGAGTACGTGCATAGCGGCGAGTACCGCGTGCTCGAACGGCCTTCGAAGCTGGTGTTCACGTGGGTGTCGTCGCGGATGGCACAGCAGGAAACGCTCGTGACCGTCGAATTATTCGAGCGCGGGCAGGGCGACGGCGGCGGGGAGCAGTGCGAAATCGTGCTGACGCACGAGCGGGTGCCGCTCGATCACTCCGGCAAGGGGCTGGGCGTGGGCTGGAAACAGATGCTGGACAAACTGGCGCAGCGGCTGGGCGGCTGA
- a CDS encoding metalloregulator ArsR/SmtB family transcription factor, which produces MIESPSSTERLDAVFGALADPTRRSILERLRGGSLTVSALAEPYEVSLNAISKHIKTLEKAGLIKREVRGREHECRLDAALLEEASGWLDYYAEFWGDRMAALERHLVNKRKRGKS; this is translated from the coding sequence ATGATTGAATCCCCGAGTTCCACCGAGCGGCTGGATGCGGTATTCGGCGCGCTCGCCGACCCGACCCGCCGTTCCATTCTCGAACGGTTGCGCGGCGGCAGCCTGACGGTCAGCGCACTCGCCGAGCCCTACGAAGTCAGCCTGAATGCGATTTCCAAACATATCAAAACGCTGGAAAAAGCCGGGCTGATCAAGCGCGAGGTGCGCGGCCGCGAGCACGAATGCCGGCTCGACGCGGCGTTGCTCGAGGAGGCGTCCGGCTGGCTCGACTACTACGCGGAATTCTGGGGCGACCGGATGGCGGCGCTGGAGCGGCATCTGGTCAACAAGCGCAAACGGGGCAAGTCATGA
- a CDS encoding NAD(P)H-dependent oxidoreductase has protein sequence MRTLLHIDSSPMNDASISRRLTREFAQHWLRAQADGEVRYRDLARADIPPTNGAWHAANFTPKQHRTPQQHDLLALSSVFTSELRDADEYVIGVPMHNWGPSASFKLWVDQIVRQGETLTMTDRGPRGTLTGKRATFVIAAGANYGPDAASAALNFVEPWLRRLFTYLGVEDLRFVMADGVVNVLNGTVDRVHFLAPHLAAVQALFAPESCV, from the coding sequence ATGAGAACACTACTCCATATCGACTCCAGCCCGATGAACGACGCGTCGATTTCGCGCCGGCTCACGCGGGAATTCGCGCAACACTGGCTGCGCGCGCAAGCGGACGGCGAGGTGCGGTATCGCGATCTCGCCCGCGCCGACATTCCGCCTACCAACGGCGCATGGCACGCGGCCAACTTCACGCCGAAGCAACACCGTACGCCGCAACAGCACGATCTGCTGGCCTTGTCCTCGGTCTTCACGTCAGAACTGCGCGACGCCGACGAATACGTGATCGGTGTGCCCATGCACAACTGGGGACCGTCGGCGAGTTTCAAGCTGTGGGTGGATCAGATCGTGCGGCAGGGCGAGACCTTGACGATGACGGATCGCGGTCCGCGCGGCACGCTGACCGGCAAACGCGCAACCTTCGTGATCGCGGCGGGCGCGAATTATGGTCCGGACGCGGCGAGCGCAGCGCTGAACTTCGTCGAACCGTGGCTACGCAGGCTGTTCACCTACCTCGGCGTCGAGGACCTGCGCTTCGTGATGGCCGACGGCGTGGTGAACGTGCTCAACGGAACGGTGGACCGGGTGCACTTTCTTGCGCCTCACCTCGCGGCGGTTCAGGCGTTGTTCGCGCCTGAGTCATGTGTGTGA
- a CDS encoding CerR family C-terminal domain-containing protein yields MSSVKKPRHSTEGGYARGEETRHRILEAAIELFGEYGFDGASTRDIAALAGVNAPALQYYFENKEGVYRACVEMLADDAWETFGPAVDRARKALAENADTAELIEALIGIQAVVADRTLEKVNKPGRRLFFAREQAGYEPESATQILECKIREPLNEVSTALVGRITGRPADDPVTVIRTFSLHGQMIVFHVAHRSTLSALGWKNIDHAKAELLKSTIRDQTRTLLEHWGRERDEAAQASRKTTADGATATAATPAGSAKSARSRKRE; encoded by the coding sequence ATGAGCAGCGTGAAAAAACCGCGCCACTCGACGGAAGGCGGTTATGCGCGCGGTGAGGAAACGCGGCACAGAATTCTCGAAGCCGCGATCGAACTGTTCGGCGAATATGGTTTCGACGGCGCATCCACGCGCGATATCGCGGCGCTCGCCGGCGTCAACGCGCCCGCCTTGCAGTACTACTTCGAGAACAAGGAAGGCGTGTATCGCGCGTGCGTGGAAATGCTCGCCGACGACGCGTGGGAGACCTTCGGTCCGGCCGTCGACCGTGCACGCAAGGCGCTGGCGGAAAACGCGGACACGGCCGAGTTGATCGAGGCGCTGATCGGCATTCAGGCCGTGGTCGCCGATCGCACGCTGGAGAAGGTGAACAAGCCCGGCCGGCGCCTTTTTTTCGCGCGTGAGCAGGCCGGCTACGAGCCCGAAAGCGCGACGCAGATTCTCGAATGCAAGATTCGCGAGCCGTTGAACGAAGTGAGCACGGCGCTCGTCGGGCGGATCACGGGCCGCCCGGCCGACGATCCGGTCACGGTGATCCGCACGTTCAGTCTGCATGGGCAGATGATCGTGTTTCACGTCGCGCATCGCTCGACGCTCTCGGCGCTAGGCTGGAAAAATATCGATCACGCGAAGGCCGAGTTGCTGAAATCGACCATACGCGATCAGACGCGCACGCTGCTCGAACACTGGGGCCGCGAACGTGACGAAGCTGCGCAAGCGTCGAGGAAGACGACGGCTGACGGCGCCACGGCTACTGCTGCCACGCCGGCGGGGTCCGCGAAATCGGCAAGATCACGCAAGCGGGAATAA